A stretch of the Lolium perenne isolate Kyuss_39 chromosome 3, Kyuss_2.0, whole genome shotgun sequence genome encodes the following:
- the LOC127339378 gene encoding putative F-box/FBD/LRR-repeat protein At5g56810 → MDPSVERLKLSDGDVGGEDRLSALPDDLLIRILVLVEDAAEAAQTSILASRWRRLWALLPELRFYYIEHHGIGTALAAHEAPDLTLLIALTDDPSPESMSALLQVAARSLSGDIHVEVRREAETQAEERGPIDLPCFHKATCIVLNLGSLGLALPPSGVFARLKELQLIGIRLQGQSGLDDLLLPQRCPSLESLRVGDARGLDSINIHSETLVRVELLDLVRL, encoded by the coding sequence ATGGATCCCAGCGTCGAGCGACTGAAGCTTTCCGATGGCGACGTTGGCGGCGAGGACCGCCTCAGTGCTCTACCAGATGACCTGCTCATACGCATCCTTGTCCTGGTCGAGGACGCCGCCGAGGCCGCTCAGACCAGCATTCTTGCCAGCCGCTGGCGTCGGCTTTGGGCCCTCCTCCCGGAGCTCCGCTTCTATTACATCGAGCACCACGGGATAGGCACCGCGCTTGCAGCCCATGAGGCGCCGGACCTAACCCTCCTCATCGCGCTCACCGACGACCCGTCTCCAGAATCCATGTCGGCTTTGCTCCAAGTCGCCGCGCGCAGCCTCTCTGGCGACATACACGTCGAGGTTCGGCGGGAGGCCGAGACCCAGGCCGAGGAAAGAGGCCCCATTGATCTGCCTTGCTTCCACAAGGCTACCTGCATCGTGCTCAATCTTGGATCTCTTGGCCTCGCCCTGCCGCCCTCCGGAGTATTCGCCCGGCTCAAAGAGCTGCAGCTGATCGGCATCCGGCTGCAGGGCCAGTCCGGGCTCGACGATCTTCTCTTGCCGCAGCGGTGCCCGTCCTTGGAGTCCCTCCGTGTCGGCGATGCCCGGGGTCTGGACAGCATCAACATCCACTCGGAAACTCTTGTACGTGTGGAGCTGCTGGATCTGGTTCGCTTATAG
- the LOC139837906 gene encoding uncharacterized protein: MASSSTASSLAASLGAPPSQKLTRSNFLFWKTLVHPALRGAQVLELLDGTDVAPVKQLEVEDSDKNKQKVPNPAYAAWVARDSTVLSWILNSLSPEILAHTIGVESTAAVWAIITNLCGSRSRSRINQLRGSLQSTKKLDMSASVFFAKMKAFASELAAAGKPVEEDEMVGYLVNGLDASYNDVAAAVNGNSDTTIDDLYDQILDADKILGVVTVVTVPMDNAGMIDAATMATGAVMMIDAATMATGVVMMIAAVMTVVDRAAVTVVANAGMTVAHNSDVMVAMSAVVMMEDVAADMAVSLPHCWWRFKKDDSDDEDSGRGKKGAHIASYGVDSNWYSDTGATDHITSELNKLTTSEKYKGQDRVHTADGNGKDTPPPDDDRESLSDAEHDGENLTENDEETSENSSQENVAENDELGADSEEDSPATSYSSDPEADPVSSARGRQQQQRSPHAGPAPFRVYTRRPRQPSPLRDPPVINASPTEQRMENRSPPQAPSQFRFPVRQPRSPSPIGQEPGPDSPAHPHVAPASTGSSVAPPAAVAPVARMQTRLQKATGEPCSLSEALGNPKWRKAMEEEYDALLKNQTWHLVPPSSSKNLIDCKWVYRIKKRADGTIDSSSDQAIVALVKDLNKDFAIKDLGDLHYFLGIEVKKIQNRLLLTQEKYAMDILDKVGMRDCKPSPTPLSSSDSLSLVSGELLGPEDSTKYRSIVGALQYLTLTRLDIAFSVNKPSSSTFLSAFSDADWAGCIDDRRSTGGFAIFIGPNLVSWSARKQATVSRSSTEAEYKALANATAEMIWVEALLRELGVTILLDKVIHLESLGIQLYILDGEDEAFENDHYGMTLLQRFVDIHSLDLMISYPKDICTVPYLMEHMPKFPYVTLVALGVVGYGHSFGSSLFAVLRRCTGVKELELDFVPEIQLEEQTPCPSGCICDQPPNWRTEELALDCLGEIAIHGMRGTDLEVALVLRELISLG, from the exons ATGGCATCCTCATCCACCGCATCTTCTCTGGCTGCCTCTCTCGGAGCCCCACCTTCCCAGAAGCTCACCAGGTCCAATTTCCTCTTCTGGAAGACGCTTGTTCACCCTGCCCTTCGTGGTGCTCAGGTGCTAGAGCTCCTCGACGGCACTGACGTCGCACCGGTGAAGCAGCTGGAGGTGGAAGACTCAGACAAGAACAAGCAAAAAGTTCCCAACCCGGCTTATGCAGCCTGGGTGGCACGCGACTCCACGGTGCTGAGCTGGATCCTGAATTCGCTCTCGCCGGAAATCCTCGCTCACACCATCGGCGTTGAATCAACAGCCGCTGTCTGGGCAATCATCACGAACCTGTGCGGCTCTCGTTCCCGCTCCCGAATCAACCAGCTTCGCGGATCTCTTCAAAGCACCAAGAAACTGGACATGTCGGCCTCTGTCTTCTTTGCCAAGATGAAGGCCTTTGCTTCCGAGCTTGCCGCTGCAGGGAAACCAGTTGAAGAAGATGAGATGGTTGGGTACCTGGTCAATGGACTGGATGCCTCATACAATGACGTTGCCGCTGCAGTCAACGGAAACAGCGATACAACTATCGACGATCTCTATGATCAGATC CTCGACGCGGACAAGATACTGGGCGTGGTGACCGTGGTGACCGTGCCTATGGACAACGCTGGGATGATCGACGCCGCGACGATGGCGACAGGCGCCGTGATGATGATCGACGCCGCGACGATGGCGACAGGCGTCGTGATGATGATCGCCGCCGTGATGACGGTGGTGGACAGGGCCgccgtgacggtggtggccaacgCTGGGATGACCGTCGCCCACAACAGCGACGTGATGGTGGCTATGAGCGCCGTCGTGATGATGGAGGACGTCGCCGCGGACATGGCCGTGTCCCTACCCC ACTGCTGGTGGCGGTTCAAGaaagacgacagcgacgacgaggattCTGGGCGCGGGAAGAAAGGAGCACACATTGCTTCATACGGCGTTGACTCGAACTGGTATTCTGACACAGGAGCAACCGACCACATCACAAGTGAGTTAAACAAGCTCACCACCAGCGAGAAGTACAAGGGACAAGACCGCGTCCACACTGCCGATGGCAATGGTAAG GATACACCTCCACCTGATGATGATCGTGAATCTCTATCCGATGCTGAACACGATGGTGAAAATCTGACTGAAAATGACGAAGAAACGAGTGAGAACAGCTCCCAGGAAAATGTTGCAGAAAACGACGAACTGGGCGCTGACTCTGAGGAGGATTCTCCTGCAACCTCGTACTCCTCGGATCCCGAGGCGGATCCTGTCTCCTCTGCGCGCGGGAGACAGCAGCAGCAGCGGTCCCCGCATGCTGGCCCTGCCCCGTTCCGCGTCTACACGCGTCGCCCGCGCCAGCCGTCCCCGCTGCGGGACCCGCCAGTAATCAATGCCTCTCCGACAGAACAGCGCATGGAGAATCGGTCGCCGCCTCAGGCCCCGTCGCAGTTCCGCTTTCCTGTGCGTCAGCCACGGTCTCCTTCACCGATTGGCCAGGAACCTGGCCCAGATTCTCCTGCACATCCCCATGTTGCTCCTGCCTCCACCGGATCTTCTGTGGCTCCTCCCGCTGCAGTAGCTCCTGTAGCAAGAATGCAAACTCGGCTACAAAAAG CTACAGGTGAACCTTGTTCTCTTTCTGAGGCTCTTGGAAATCCCAAATGGCGCAAAGCAATGGAGGAGGAATATGATGCATTGCTTAAAAATCAAACTTGGCACTTGGTACCACCTAGCTCAAGTAAAAACCTGATTGATTGCAAGTGGGTGTATCGCATCAAGAAACGGGCAGATGGCACCATTGACAG TTCTTCAGATCAGGCCATTGTTGCTTTGGTTAAGGATTTGAATAAGGATTTTGCTATCAAGGATCTTGGTGACTTACATTACTTCTTGGGAATTGAGGTGAAGAAAATACAGAATAGATTGTTGCTCACACAAGAAAAGTATGCTATGGATATATTGGATAAAGTTGGAATGCGAGATTGTAAGCCTTCTCCTACACCATTATCTTCTTCGGATTCTCTTTCTCTTGTATCAGGAGAGCTTCTAGGTCCTGAAGATAGTACAAAATATCGCAGCATTGTTGGTGCTTTGCAATATCTCACACTCACACGACTTGATATTGCTTTCTCAGTTAATAAG CCTTCTTCTTCTACATTCTTGAGTGCTTTCTCAGATGCAGATTGGGCTGGTTGTATTGATGACAGACGCTCCACAGGAGGTTTTGCAATATTTATTGGACCAAACTTAGTTTCCTGGAGTGCAAGGAAGCAAGCTACAGTGTCAAGATCAAGTACTGAGGCTGAATACAAGGCACTAGCAAATGCTACAGCAGAGATGATATGGGTTGAGGCACTTCTAAGAGAGCTTGGTGTGACAATCTTG CTTGACAAGGTGATACATCTCGAAAGTCTGGGCATCCAGCTTTATATTCTAGATGGAGAAGATGAGGCTTTTGAAAACGACCACTATGGCATGACCCTTTTACAGCGCTTTGTGGACATCCACAGTCTTGATCTCATGATTTCCTATCCGAAG GACATATGTACTGTCCCATACTTGATGGAGCACATGCCAAAGTTTCCATATGTTACACTCGTGGCGCTGGGTGTTGTAGGATATGGACATTCCTTTGGATCTAGCTTATTTGCCGTTCTAAGGAGGTGTACTGGTGTGAAAGAGCTGGAACTTGATTTTGTGCCCGAAATTCAACTTGAG GAACAAACTCCATGCCCATCAGGTTGCATCTGTGACCAGCCACCAAACTGGAGAACGGAGGAGCTTGCGTTGGATTGCCTTGGAGAAATAGCAATCCATGGCATGAGGGGAACTGATCTTGAAGTTGCTCTTGTGCTACG GGAATTGATCAGCCTGGGCTGA